CTACGGCATTGAGAAAGCTGTGGAAGGAAACCGGATTGGTGATATTGGATTTGCCGTACAAAGTTACGTAGAGAAGTTTGGTTATTCTGTTGTTCGAGAGTTAGTCGGTCATGGTCTTGGAAAAAGCCTGCACGAAAGCCCCGAAGTTCCCAACTACGGTAAACGAGGTCAAGGAATTAAGCTTAAAGAGGGGATGGTGCTGGCGATTGAGCCGATGGTGAACTTAGGAAAGAAAAACATCGTTCAGGAAAGAGACGGCTGGACCATTCGAACTGCTGACCGTAAGCCGTCTGCTCATTTTGAACATTCGGTAGCCATTCGAAAAGGAAAGCCGGAAATATTGACCACATTCCAATATATTGAAGAAGTAACGGCAAACACCAGTTTAATGGTTGAAGCCGCTGAAGCGACCATAATGTAACGAATGGCAAAACAGACATCCATCGAACAAGACGGTACCATTGTAGAAGCACTCTCCAATGCGATGTTTCGTGTACAACTCGAAAATAAGCATGAAGTAATTGCTCACATTTCTGGGAAAATGCGGATGAATTACATTAAGATTTTGCCGGGTGACCGCGTAAAGTTGGAGATGTCACCGTATGATCTGACAAAAGCACGAATTGTTTATCGATATAAATAACGCTTGGCGTTAAGCAATTTTTGAGACCGAGCAGTAGATCTTAAACGAAGGGAAACCATGAAAGTCAAAGCGTCTATTAAAAAGCGCAGCGCTGAATGTAAAGTGATTCGCCGGAAGGGCAAACTTTACGTTATTAACAAAAAGAATCCAAGATACAAACAAAGACAAGGATAATCACTGAATATGGCACGTATCGCAGGGGTTGATATTCCCGACCGGAAGCGCGGTGAAATTGCGTTGACCTACATCTTTGGCATTGGCCGTAGTTCAGCGCAGACGATTTTAAACAGAGCAGGCGTTTCTGTTGACAAAAAGGTTAGCGAATGGAATGACGAAGAGTCAAACGCCATTCGGACCATCATCAGCGGAGAATACAAAGTAGAAGGTGCGCTGAAATCTGAGGTCCAACTGAACATCAAACGTCTGATGGACATCGGATGTTACCGGGGCCTT
This Larkinella insperata DNA region includes the following protein-coding sequences:
- the map gene encoding type I methionyl aminopeptidase, with translation MIYLKSDAEIELMRISGQVLGKAHAEVAKRIRPGVTTKELDRVAEEYIRDNGGIPSFKGFNNFPASLCISVNETVVHGFPSKYELKEGDIISIDCGVKLNGYHSDSAYTYPIGEISPEVRDLLVRTKQSLYYGIEKAVEGNRIGDIGFAVQSYVEKFGYSVVRELVGHGLGKSLHESPEVPNYGKRGQGIKLKEGMVLAIEPMVNLGKKNIVQERDGWTIRTADRKPSAHFEHSVAIRKGKPEILTTFQYIEEVTANTSLMVEAAEATIM
- the infA gene encoding translation initiation factor IF-1; amino-acid sequence: MAKQTSIEQDGTIVEALSNAMFRVQLENKHEVIAHISGKMRMNYIKILPGDRVKLEMSPYDLTKARIVYRYK
- the rpmJ gene encoding 50S ribosomal protein L36; amino-acid sequence: MKVKASIKKRSAECKVIRRKGKLYVINKKNPRYKQRQG
- the rpsM gene encoding 30S ribosomal protein S13; this translates as MARIAGVDIPDRKRGEIALTYIFGIGRSSAQTILNRAGVSVDKKVSEWNDEESNAIRTIISGEYKVEGALKSEVQLNIKRLMDIGCYRGLRHRKGLPVRGQHTKNNSRTRKGKRKTVANKKKATK